A part of Saccopteryx bilineata isolate mSacBil1 chromosome 8, mSacBil1_pri_phased_curated, whole genome shotgun sequence genomic DNA contains:
- the MIX23 gene encoding protein MIX23 isoform X1, with amino-acid sequence MAAPSGGVNCEEFAEFQELLKVMRTIDDRIVHELNTTVPTASFAGKIDASQTCKQLYESLMEAHASRDRFIKKCIAQTSSVVKHLREEREKNLDDLTLLKQLRKEQTKLKWMQSELNVEEVVNDRSWKVFNERCRVHFKPPKNE; translated from the exons ATGGCGGCGCCCAGTGGCGGTGTGAACTGTGAGGAGTTCGCCGAGTTCCAG gaaTTACTCAAGGTGATGAGGACGATTGATGACAGAATAGTACATGAATTAAACACTACGGTTCCAACAGCTTCCTTTGCAGGGAAAATTGATGCCAGCCAAACCTGTAAACAACTTTATGAGTCT TTGATGGAGGCTCATGCCAGTAGGGACAGAttcataaaaaaatgtatagctCAGACTTCATCAGTAGTAAAACACCTtcgagaagagagagaaaagaatttggatgatcTAACGTTATTAAAGCAACTTAGAAAAGAACAGACAAAG TTGAAATGGATGCAGTCAGAACTGAATGTTGAAGAAGTGGTAAATGACAGGAGCTGGAAG GTGTTTAATGAACGCTGCCGAGTTCACTTCAAGCCtccaaagaatgaatga
- the MIX23 gene encoding protein MIX23 isoform X2: protein MAAPSGGVNCEEFAEFQLMEAHASRDRFIKKCIAQTSSVVKHLREEREKNLDDLTLLKQLRKEQTKLKWMQSELNVEEVVNDRSWKVFNERCRVHFKPPKNE, encoded by the exons ATGGCGGCGCCCAGTGGCGGTGTGAACTGTGAGGAGTTCGCCGAGTTCCAG TTGATGGAGGCTCATGCCAGTAGGGACAGAttcataaaaaaatgtatagctCAGACTTCATCAGTAGTAAAACACCTtcgagaagagagagaaaagaatttggatgatcTAACGTTATTAAAGCAACTTAGAAAAGAACAGACAAAG TTGAAATGGATGCAGTCAGAACTGAATGTTGAAGAAGTGGTAAATGACAGGAGCTGGAAG GTGTTTAATGAACGCTGCCGAGTTCACTTCAAGCCtccaaagaatgaatga